Proteins found in one Egicoccus sp. AB-alg2 genomic segment:
- a CDS encoding SDR family NAD(P)-dependent oxidoreductase, with protein MGTKLKDAVVVVTGASSGIGRATVKGLLQVGSTVVAVARREQALQDLAQEVDGSTRERLHVEALDVTDAAAVERLAKDTVGRFGRLDAWVNNAAVNQYGRFEELPLDEWKRVVEVNLFGYANGARAALPWFREQGHGVLVNVGSVLSKVPAPLQSAYVASKYAIRGLTESLRQETQDAKGIGIALIMPGPVDTPLFQHAANRTGKRVKPPEPTVDATRVAAAIIKNLKHPRREVPVSAATRPALFFMKVLPGTTERVAAKAMAASHLTDEAEAPTAGNLFEPVPAGISVSGGWKPSRAGHPGRTLAIVGGVGAAAAATAVGLKKRAA; from the coding sequence GTGGGGACCAAACTCAAGGACGCCGTCGTCGTCGTGACCGGGGCCTCCAGCGGCATCGGACGCGCCACCGTCAAGGGCCTGCTGCAGGTGGGCAGCACCGTGGTGGCCGTGGCACGTCGCGAACAGGCACTGCAGGACCTCGCCCAGGAGGTCGACGGCTCGACGCGTGAGCGCCTGCACGTCGAGGCACTGGACGTCACCGACGCCGCCGCCGTCGAACGCCTCGCCAAGGACACGGTCGGGCGCTTCGGCCGGCTGGACGCCTGGGTCAACAACGCCGCGGTGAACCAGTACGGGCGCTTCGAGGAGCTGCCGCTGGACGAGTGGAAGCGCGTCGTCGAGGTGAACCTGTTCGGCTACGCCAACGGCGCGCGGGCCGCGCTGCCCTGGTTCCGCGAGCAGGGCCACGGTGTGCTCGTCAACGTCGGCTCCGTGCTCTCCAAGGTCCCGGCGCCGTTGCAGAGCGCCTACGTGGCCAGCAAGTACGCGATCCGGGGACTCACCGAGTCGCTGCGTCAGGAGACCCAGGACGCCAAGGGCATCGGCATCGCGCTGATCATGCCCGGCCCGGTCGACACGCCGCTGTTCCAGCACGCCGCCAACCGCACCGGCAAGCGGGTCAAGCCACCGGAGCCGACCGTCGACGCCACGCGGGTCGCGGCGGCCATCATCAAGAACCTCAAGCACCCGCGCCGCGAGGTACCGGTCAGCGCCGCCACGCGCCCGGCCCTGTTCTTCATGAAGGTGCTGCCCGGCACGACCGAGCGGGTGGCGGCCAAGGCCATGGCGGCCTCCCACCTGACCGACGAGGCCGAGGCGCCGACCGCCGGCAACCTCTTCGAGCCCGTCCCGGCCGGCATCTCCGTCAGCGGCGGCTGGAAGCCGTCCCGGGCGGGTCACCCCGGCCGCACGCTGGCCATCGTCGGTGGCGTCGGTGCGGCTGCGGCCGCCACCGCTGTCGGCCTGAAGAAGCGGGCCGCCTGA
- a CDS encoding DUF72 domain-containing protein, with amino-acid sequence MTGEVRVGTSGWQYDDWRGTVYPPGVGPARWLSHYVRWFPTVEVNSTFYRLARETAAERWRAAAPPGFEFVLKGSQFITHRLKLRDAHAAVGRFFAPLVPVLERTSVILWQLPPNFKRNLDRLDAFLDLLPPTHRYAVEFRDDDWFHPETYAVLDAHGAAHVWLSSSLTKRHEPIATGDHVYVRFHGLSEQAYRHDYTDAELRPWAEQLREVAATGKPAWVFFNNDYEGHAVRNAHRLIELLGDAARPWPPPGLPELPTGRGATRTVDLRDPQEATLPRR; translated from the coding sequence GTGACGGGAGAGGTCCGGGTCGGCACCAGCGGCTGGCAGTACGACGACTGGCGCGGGACCGTGTATCCGCCGGGTGTCGGGCCCGCGCGTTGGCTGTCGCACTACGTGCGCTGGTTCCCGACCGTCGAGGTGAACTCGACCTTCTACCGGCTGGCGCGTGAGACCGCTGCCGAACGTTGGCGTGCCGCCGCCCCGCCCGGCTTCGAGTTCGTGCTGAAGGGCAGCCAGTTCATCACGCACCGGCTCAAGCTCCGGGACGCGCACGCGGCCGTCGGGCGGTTCTTCGCGCCGCTGGTGCCAGTGCTGGAACGCACCTCGGTGATCCTGTGGCAGCTGCCGCCGAACTTCAAGCGCAACCTCGACCGCCTCGACGCCTTCCTGGACCTGCTACCGCCGACCCACCGCTACGCCGTTGAGTTCCGCGACGACGACTGGTTCCACCCGGAGACGTACGCGGTGCTCGACGCGCACGGGGCCGCGCACGTGTGGCTGTCGTCGAGCCTGACGAAGCGCCACGAGCCCATCGCCACCGGTGACCACGTCTACGTGCGCTTCCACGGCCTGTCCGAGCAGGCCTACCGGCACGACTACACGGACGCCGAACTGCGGCCCTGGGCGGAGCAGCTGCGCGAGGTCGCGGCGACCGGCAAGCCCGCGTGGGTGTTCTTCAACAACGACTACGAGGGCCACGCGGTGCGCAACGCGCATCGGCTCATCGAGCTGTTGGGGGATGCCGCCCGGCCGTGGCCGCCGCCGGGTCTGCCCGAGCTCCCGACCGGCCGCGGGGCCACGCGCACGGTCGACCTGCGCGACCCGCAGGAGGCCACGTTGCCGCGAAGGTGA
- a CDS encoding gas vesicle protein K: MSLHGEDPLAGLDLGRQLDRLLDEGRAADAKPENLQRGLAALVLTLVELLRDLMERQAVRRMERGTLTDDEVERLGEAFLALRERIDELCEVFDLDKEDLTLDLGPLGRLR; encoded by the coding sequence ATGAGCCTGCACGGCGAGGACCCGTTGGCGGGCCTCGATCTCGGCCGCCAACTGGACCGGCTGCTCGACGAGGGGCGGGCCGCCGACGCGAAGCCGGAGAACCTGCAGCGGGGGTTGGCGGCGCTCGTGCTCACGCTGGTCGAGCTGCTGCGCGACCTGATGGAACGACAGGCGGTCCGGCGCATGGAGCGCGGCACGCTGACCGACGACGAGGTGGAACGCCTCGGCGAGGCGTTCCTCGCCCTGCGCGAGCGCATCGACGAACTGTGCGAGGTCTTCGACCTGGACAAGGAAGACCTCACGCTCGACCTCGGCCCGTTGGGCCGCCTGCGCTAG
- a CDS encoding alpha/beta fold hydrolase, producing the protein MATHTAAHAPPSPRWHEVRAGRWRTASRIWQRHDTTGRRPVVLVHGLVVSSAYHVPLAERLAGRWTVHAPDLPGFGRSERPEQALDTRGLGRALIDWMDARGLTGTALVANSYGCQVVAEALLARPDLADRLVLLGPTMDPRARRYDEQLRRWRLEQKTQSRALQRLLVRDYLTAGIPRALATFRHAMNDAIEDKLPYLDAPALVVRGTRDPIVEDRWAVEVSRLLPDARLCRLPGATHAVNHEMPLQTARVVTHFLDNPDVAVTADGASPAAAASAA; encoded by the coding sequence ATGGCCACGCACACGGCCGCCCATGCCCCACCTTCGCCGCGCTGGCACGAGGTCCGTGCCGGGCGCTGGCGCACGGCCAGCCGCATCTGGCAACGGCACGACACGACCGGCCGACGGCCGGTCGTGCTCGTTCACGGGCTGGTGGTCAGCAGCGCCTACCACGTGCCGCTCGCCGAGCGCCTCGCCGGCCGCTGGACCGTCCACGCCCCGGACCTGCCCGGCTTCGGGCGCAGCGAACGACCCGAGCAGGCGCTGGACACCCGCGGCCTCGGCCGCGCCCTGATCGACTGGATGGACGCACGCGGCCTGACCGGCACGGCGCTGGTCGCCAACAGCTACGGATGCCAGGTCGTGGCCGAGGCGCTGCTGGCCCGCCCCGACCTGGCCGACCGGCTCGTGCTGCTGGGCCCCACCATGGACCCGCGCGCCCGCCGCTACGACGAACAGCTGCGCCGCTGGCGGCTGGAGCAGAAGACCCAGAGCCGGGCCCTGCAGCGGCTGCTCGTGCGCGACTACCTCACCGCCGGGATCCCCCGCGCGCTGGCGACCTTCCGCCACGCCATGAACGACGCGATCGAGGACAAGCTGCCCTACCTCGACGCCCCGGCCCTGGTGGTCCGCGGCACCCGCGACCCGATCGTCGAGGACCGCTGGGCGGTCGAGGTGAGCCGTCTGCTCCCCGACGCCCGGCTGTGCCGGCTGCCGGGCGCGACCCACGCCGTCAACCACGAGATGCCGCTGCAGACCGCGCGCGTGGTCACCCACTTCCTCGACAACCCCGACGTGGCCGTCACGGCCGACGGCGCGTCACCCGCCGCCGCGGCCTCAGCGGCCTGA
- a CDS encoding beta-propeller domain-containing protein, producing MRRLTAIPLTLLLLLVACTGEPPPERLGLGEREPARSTDGGAFVLPDDLQMAAALTPFAACDDYLAHVREQALEVVTPWGIGGWRGWDVGMAMEEEAAADAGGERASGDAATMAAPEPGVDYSGTNVQEAGVDEPDRVKTDGNVLYLVDDTRLRVLDITGEDPVELGSLQMRDSWDAQLLLDGDRLLVTSSTYGVLPFAGERIGDVLPHGGSVTTVTLVDVADPSTPRVLERLTVDGATVSARLVDGVARVVIRTEAGLNLPWVHPEGAGLRAERRALDANRQLVRESAAEDWIPYFVHETADGDSTERTLLACDQIARPDVFAGLGTLSVLTVDVADGGLLPDDGGVGVLAGGDTVYASAERLFVATTRWVDWESLSEREARREAERTVTEIHAFDITDPGGTRYLASGEVPGRLLNQWAMSEHAGHLRVATTVGDTSWWGGAGEPSQSLVSVLDVSDPGLPLVGQVDGLGPTERIYAVRFLGDVGYVVTFRETDPLYTIDLADPANPRATGELKITGYSAYLHPMGDDLLLGVGQDADERGMTLGMQLSLFDVSDPAAPQRLDQLTVTDGHSEVEWDHHAFLHWPATGLTVVPFQRWSWDEETHEEDSESGALAFTVSRDGGIAETGRLSHLAQLRRDFADAGGDPDLFGSTTADPDAALGGLHPGEWVWRGAINRTLVRGDRLLTISRAGVATHDLDTLQDLGWHRFGA from the coding sequence ATGCGCCGCCTGACCGCCATCCCGCTGACGCTGCTGCTGCTGCTCGTCGCCTGCACCGGCGAACCCCCGCCGGAGCGGCTCGGCCTCGGCGAGCGCGAACCCGCGCGTTCGACCGACGGCGGGGCGTTCGTGCTGCCCGACGACCTGCAGATGGCCGCCGCGTTGACGCCGTTCGCCGCCTGCGACGACTACCTCGCCCACGTACGGGAGCAGGCGCTGGAGGTCGTCACGCCGTGGGGTATCGGGGGCTGGCGCGGCTGGGACGTCGGCATGGCGATGGAAGAAGAGGCGGCGGCCGACGCCGGCGGCGAGCGGGCGAGCGGCGACGCCGCGACGATGGCCGCCCCGGAGCCGGGGGTGGACTACAGCGGCACGAACGTGCAGGAGGCCGGCGTCGACGAACCCGACCGTGTCAAGACCGACGGCAACGTGCTCTACCTCGTCGACGACACCCGTCTGCGGGTCCTGGACATCACCGGCGAGGACCCGGTCGAGCTGGGCTCGCTGCAGATGCGCGACAGCTGGGACGCGCAGCTGCTGCTGGACGGCGACCGGCTGCTCGTCACCTCGTCCACCTACGGGGTGCTGCCCTTCGCCGGCGAACGCATCGGCGACGTGCTGCCGCACGGCGGCAGCGTCACGACCGTCACGCTGGTCGACGTCGCCGACCCGTCGACGCCACGGGTGCTGGAGCGGCTGACGGTCGACGGTGCCACCGTCTCCGCCCGGCTCGTGGACGGCGTGGCCCGCGTGGTCATCCGCACGGAAGCCGGCCTGAACCTGCCGTGGGTGCACCCCGAGGGCGCCGGCCTGCGGGCCGAGCGGCGCGCCCTGGACGCCAACCGGCAGCTCGTCCGCGAGTCCGCGGCCGAGGACTGGATCCCCTACTTCGTACACGAGACCGCCGACGGGGACAGCACCGAACGCACGCTGCTGGCCTGCGACCAGATCGCCCGCCCCGACGTCTTCGCCGGCCTGGGGACGCTGTCGGTGCTGACCGTCGACGTCGCCGACGGCGGGCTGCTGCCGGACGATGGCGGGGTCGGCGTCCTGGCCGGCGGCGACACGGTCTACGCGTCGGCGGAGCGGCTGTTCGTCGCGACCACCCGCTGGGTGGACTGGGAATCGCTGTCCGAGCGCGAGGCACGGCGGGAGGCCGAACGCACCGTCACGGAGATCCACGCTTTCGACATCACCGACCCCGGGGGGACCCGCTACCTCGCCTCGGGCGAGGTGCCCGGCCGACTGCTGAACCAGTGGGCGATGTCGGAGCACGCCGGCCACCTGCGCGTCGCGACCACCGTCGGCGACACCAGCTGGTGGGGCGGCGCCGGCGAACCGTCGCAGAGCCTGGTCAGCGTCCTGGACGTGTCCGACCCCGGCCTGCCGCTCGTCGGGCAGGTCGACGGGCTCGGCCCGACCGAGCGGATCTACGCGGTGCGCTTCCTCGGCGACGTCGGCTACGTCGTGACCTTCCGCGAGACGGACCCGCTGTACACCATCGACCTCGCCGACCCGGCGAACCCGCGGGCGACCGGCGAGTTGAAGATCACCGGCTACTCCGCCTACCTGCACCCGATGGGCGACGACCTGCTGCTGGGGGTCGGCCAGGACGCCGACGAGCGCGGCATGACCCTGGGCATGCAGCTGTCGCTGTTCGACGTGTCCGACCCCGCCGCACCGCAGCGTCTGGACCAGCTCACGGTCACCGACGGCCACAGCGAGGTGGAGTGGGACCACCACGCGTTCCTGCACTGGCCGGCGACCGGGCTGACGGTCGTGCCCTTCCAGCGCTGGAGCTGGGACGAGGAGACCCACGAGGAGGACAGCGAGTCCGGCGCGCTGGCGTTCACCGTCAGCCGGGACGGCGGCATCGCCGAGACGGGCCGGCTGTCGCACCTGGCGCAGCTGCGGCGCGACTTCGCCGACGCCGGCGGCGACCCGGACCTGTTCGGGTCGACGACTGCCGACCCCGACGCGGCACTCGGCGGTCTGCACCCCGGCGAGTGGGTGTGGCGCGGCGCGATCAACCGCACGCTCGTGCGGGGCGACCGGTTGCTGACGATCTCCCGGGCCGGGGTGGCGACCCACGACCTCGACACGCTGCAGGACCTCGGCTGGCACCGCTTCGGCGCGTGA
- a CDS encoding DUF2891 domain-containing protein — protein sequence MPDPAVVPAPPGLDVATASRYARAGLDNVAREYPNQPMHLLSGPDDLGASPSELHPLFFGSYDWHSAVHQHWMLVRLLRRHPALPEAAAIRAWFDRQFTPDAAAVEVAYLAEPARRSWERPYGWAWLLTLAAELHVAADDDAVFAPWALVLGPLTSAVRERCIEWLRTTVYPQRSGTHANSAFACGLLQSAASVTHDAGLTAAVAEATLRWYGRDAGYAAGFEPSANDFLSPALVEADLLRRILEPTEFAGWLRKFLPDPEPLTRPAVVSDRSDPQTVHLDGLNLSRAWCWQAIAAALPAGDTLVPVARDAAARHREASLPAVLSGEYVGEHWLPTFAVHLLDRDGA from the coding sequence GTGCCCGACCCTGCCGTCGTCCCGGCCCCACCGGGGCTCGACGTCGCGACGGCGTCCCGCTATGCGCGTGCGGGGCTCGACAACGTGGCCCGCGAGTACCCGAACCAACCGATGCACCTGCTCAGCGGCCCGGACGACCTCGGCGCCAGCCCGTCCGAGCTCCATCCGCTGTTCTTCGGCAGCTACGACTGGCACTCGGCCGTCCACCAGCACTGGATGCTGGTGCGCCTGCTGCGACGCCACCCCGCCCTGCCCGAGGCCGCCGCGATCCGGGCGTGGTTCGACCGGCAGTTCACACCGGACGCCGCGGCCGTCGAGGTGGCCTACCTCGCCGAGCCCGCACGGCGTAGCTGGGAGCGTCCCTACGGCTGGGCGTGGCTGCTCACGCTGGCCGCGGAACTGCACGTCGCGGCCGACGACGATGCCGTCTTCGCGCCGTGGGCGCTCGTCCTGGGGCCGTTGACGTCGGCGGTCCGCGAACGGTGCATCGAGTGGCTGCGCACGACCGTCTACCCGCAGCGCAGCGGCACGCACGCAAACAGCGCCTTCGCCTGCGGGCTGCTCCAGTCGGCGGCGTCGGTGACCCACGACGCCGGCCTGACCGCGGCCGTGGCCGAGGCCACGCTGCGCTGGTACGGCCGCGACGCCGGGTACGCGGCCGGGTTCGAACCGTCCGCGAACGACTTCCTGTCGCCCGCGCTCGTCGAGGCCGACCTGCTGCGCCGGATCCTCGAACCGACGGAGTTCGCCGGCTGGCTGCGCAAGTTCCTCCCCGACCCGGAGCCGCTGACTCGACCGGCCGTGGTCAGCGACCGCAGCGACCCGCAGACGGTCCACCTCGACGGGCTCAACCTCAGCCGCGCCTGGTGCTGGCAGGCGATCGCCGCGGCGCTGCCGGCCGGCGACACGCTCGTACCGGTCGCGCGAGACGCGGCCGCCCGGCACCGTGAGGCGTCGCTGCCCGCGGTGCTCAGCGGCGAGTACGTCGGCGAACACTGGCTGCCGACCTTCGCGGTCCACCTGCTCGATCGCGACGGGGCCTGA
- a CDS encoding DUF222 domain-containing protein — MVAQRPDHATELDAFPLLAEVPALAGMLDELRLVDRLLASVLDTIIQLQDSSAVETVTGVPLEQWLLSEARRTTADRRMLLTAADVLRRLPGLKAAFDQARISWAQLRIIALEVQRLPRRLDAQLDAAVDELVDRLEGTDPDAVSGLVRWLAVDLTATDPEPAAPDDEPAEMLVLQPRLDGTGGRFFGQAGAANFALLEAATDPGRAGPATKPGIGHAPDPDQVRQANADRGRRRFEKLIDLLEAGATGDGGGRVPVKVLLRVSYDTLLDTDRLPAEVLTRLSGGRLQLTSVAARRLLDERGTELRAIVVDDTGQVLGVGRSRRLPPGWLSDAVLAVHDTCSEPGCQVAALACDLDHARPWHPVRPGELPGRTDIGQLAPVCRPTNHTKETAGWTVSQTADGIRIWHHPRSGLRIRTLPGTTRIPLPRTPVDGDPSGGTDPPATPRGSPRTGADPPAAPRDGPEGADAADPDGPGDAMPT, encoded by the coding sequence ATGGTCGCGCAGCGGCCGGATCACGCGACGGAGCTGGACGCGTTCCCGTTGCTGGCCGAGGTGCCGGCGCTGGCCGGGATGCTCGACGAGCTGCGCCTGGTCGATCGGCTGCTCGCCTCGGTGTTGGACACGATCATCCAGCTCCAGGACAGCTCCGCAGTCGAAACCGTGACCGGGGTGCCGTTGGAGCAGTGGCTGCTGTCCGAGGCCCGCCGTACGACGGCGGATCGGCGGATGCTGCTCACGGCCGCCGACGTGCTGCGGCGGCTACCCGGCCTGAAGGCCGCATTCGACCAGGCCCGGATCTCGTGGGCACAGCTGCGCATCATCGCGCTGGAAGTGCAGCGGCTGCCGCGCCGGCTCGACGCGCAACTGGACGCCGCGGTCGACGAGCTGGTCGACCGGTTGGAGGGCACGGACCCGGATGCCGTATCCGGCCTGGTCCGGTGGCTGGCCGTCGACCTCACCGCCACCGACCCCGAACCCGCTGCCCCGGACGACGAGCCGGCGGAGATGCTGGTGCTCCAGCCGCGGCTGGACGGCACCGGCGGCCGGTTCTTCGGACAGGCAGGCGCGGCCAACTTCGCGCTGCTCGAGGCCGCCACCGACCCCGGACGGGCCGGTCCGGCCACCAAGCCCGGCATCGGCCACGCCCCGGATCCCGACCAGGTCCGGCAGGCGAATGCCGATCGGGGCCGGCGCCGGTTCGAGAAGCTGATCGACCTGCTCGAGGCCGGAGCGACCGGCGACGGCGGCGGGCGGGTGCCGGTCAAGGTGTTGCTGCGTGTCTCGTACGACACCCTGCTCGACACCGACCGGCTGCCGGCCGAGGTGTTGACCCGCCTGTCCGGCGGGCGGCTGCAGCTCACGTCCGTGGCGGCGCGGCGGCTGCTGGATGAACGCGGGACCGAGCTGCGGGCCATCGTCGTCGACGACACCGGCCAGGTCCTCGGCGTCGGACGGTCACGCCGGTTGCCGCCCGGTTGGCTGTCCGACGCCGTGCTGGCGGTGCACGACACCTGCAGCGAACCCGGCTGTCAGGTCGCTGCGCTGGCCTGCGATCTCGACCACGCCCGCCCCTGGCATCCGGTCCGACCTGGCGAGCTGCCGGGGCGGACCGACATCGGTCAGTTGGCGCCGGTGTGCCGGCCCACCAACCACACCAAGGAGACCGCCGGCTGGACCGTCTCCCAGACCGCCGACGGGATCCGGATCTGGCACCACCCCCGCAGCGGCCTCAGGATTCGGACCCTGCCCGGCACCACCCGCATCCCCCTCCCACGCACACCCGTCGACGGCGATCCCAGCGGCGGCACCGACCCGCCGGCCACGCCGCGCGGCTCGCCGCGAACCGGTGCCGACCCGCCCGCCGCGCCTCGCGACGGACCCGAAGGCGCCGACGCCGCCGACCCGGACGGGCCCGGCGACGCCATGCCCACATGA